TATCCAATATGCCCAGTTTGCAGGAATCAATCTTATTGCCGGAAGCCATACGTTTACCGAGATATTTGGTGTAGAAAGCCTGGCAAAAAAAATAAAAGAGCAACATGAAGAGATCAGTATCGTCAGGATTGAAGAGTCTCATTTTGAGGCCAGATAAAGAGCACAAAATGGAGTTATTCACCCCAAAACTGATCATTATTTCTCTCTATCTGCCAAAACTCTGTAACAACAAAATCCCCTTTCCAAATGAAAGGGGATTAAAATCACTTCATAAAATCCGGATTGTTCTTCTGAAAGTTTTGCCACGCCATCTTGATTCCTTGTTGAATTTCCTCCCTCGGAGCGCTAAGACGCTCTTCTGTCCCGCCGTAACCAACCTCCAATAGCTCCTTTTTCAATCCCTCAAAAATAGTATCCGCGAAATCATCCAACGGAGCACCGAATGTATGCAAACCGACGCCTCCCAAGTCGGTATTTACAGCAGGAGGAATCACTTCCACAACTTCGATACTCGTGTCTGCAAGCTGATGTCTTAGTGTTAACGTAAAGGAATGCATCGCAGCTTTTGTTGCACTATAAATCGGAACCCAGACCCCAGGCTGTATCGCCAATCCTGATGTTACGTTCATGATGGCTGCCCTTTTTGTTTCTTCAGGTGAGGAATGAACAGCATGGACAAATGGATGGGGCCTTCAATATTGATCGCCAACTCCTTTTGATAATAACTCCAGTCATGGGTGGCGTTTTGCAAATTTACTCGCTGCTGAATTCCGGCATTATTCACCAATAGATTGAGATCCGGAAATTCATTGACTGCCCACTCAACCAGTTCAATGCGTTCTTCCTCTTTGGAAACATCACACACTTTTGTATGCAGCTCTGGGAACCTCTCTTTTGCTTCTGCCAGCTTTTCCTCGCGCCGGCCAACTGCAATGACCTTGTTTCCTTCTTTTATAAAACGTTCAGCAAAAGCAAGTCCGATCCCTGAAGCCCCGCCTGTTATCAAAATGGTGTTTCCCGTAAGATCCATTGCTGTTCCTCCTGACTGGAATTTTTAGGTTCATTCTATCAACCCCTTCCCTTTTATACAAACAATTGAACGTAATAAAAGGCTCTTGAGGCCATAATAAAAAGACATCCAATTAGATGCCTTTCTTCAACTATTGCAGCCCGTTAGTTGATGCGAATTTAAAAAAAGAACCTTCAATCCAAAGATAGATCAAAGGTTCTTTTTTTTAATTTTTTATTTTATCTCTGTTTTATTCAATCATTGTCTTTTCAATCTCTTCATCATAGAAACGCTTGTCCATTAATGGTTTCTACATCTAAAGAATTAACTAAAGACCGGCTCTTTTTCGCTTAGACCAAGCGTCTCTGCTGTTGAAGTATGAATTTCATGCAGAAGCTCTGGGTTTTCCATTAGTGACAAACCATAAGAAGGAATCATTTCTTTGATTTTCGGTTCCCACTCTTTCATATGCTGCGGGAAGCATTTTTTGATAACCTCAAGCATAACGTGAACGGCAGTCGAAGCACCCGGAGAAGCGCCTAGTAATGCTGCGATCGAGCCATCAGCGGCCGTAATCACTTCCGTGCCAAATTGAAGGGTTCCTTTACCGCCTGCCTCTGTATCTTTAATAACTTGCACACGTTGGCCCGCTACCACAAAATCCCAATCCTCTGCTTTAGCGTTAGGGATAAACTCACGCAGCTCTTCCATGCGCTGTTCTTTCGATAACATAACTTGCTGGATCAGGTATTTTGTCAATGACATCTCTTTTGCGCCTGCCGCCAGCATCGTTAATACATTATTCGGTTTAACGGAAGTTACTAAATCGAACATTGAACCCGTTTTTAAGAACTTTGGTGAGAAGCCGGCAAATGGTCCAAATAGCAACGATTTTTTATCGTCGATATATCTTGTGTCCAGATGCGGGACAGACATTGGCGGAGCACCAACCTTAGCTTTGCCGTATACTTTTGCATGATGCTGCGCTATAACCTCCGGATTATTACACACCATAAAGATTCCGCTTACTGGGAATCCACCAATATGTTTACTTTCAGGAATACCGGATTTTTGCAGTAAATGCAGGCTTCCACCCCCGCCTCCGATAAAGACGAATTTTGCCGTATGGCGTTCTACGCTGCCGCTATCGAGATTCTTCACTTTCAATTCCCAGGAGCCATCGCTAGTATGTTTAATATTATCAACACTATGTTTGTATTTGATATCGACGTTTTTAGTCTTTAAGTGGTCAAACAACATGCGCGTCAACGCACCAAAGTTGACATCTGTTCCAGAGTCAATTTTGGTAGCTGCTATCGGTTCATTCAATGTACGGCCTTCCATGATAAGCGGAATCCATTCCAACAGTTTTTCCGGAACATCGGAAAATTCCATCCCTTGAAATAACGGATTGTTTGACAGCGCTTCAAAACGTTTCTTTAAAAACGTAACATTTTCTTCCCCTTGCACCATACTCATATGAGGCAATGGCATGATAAAATTCTCTGGATTACGTATTAGCTTGCTGTTTACAAGATAAGACCAGAACTGCATTGAAACTTGAAACTGTTCATTAATTTTTATAGCTTTACTAATATCTACAGACCCATCCGGTTTTTCGACCGTGTAGTTAAGCTCGCACAGTGCCGCATGCCCCGTTCCGGCATTATTCCATTCGTTAGAGCTTTCCTCTCCTGCGTTTTCGAGCTTCTCAAACACTTTAATTTCCCATTCCGGTACTAATTCTTTCAAGATTGTCCCTAAAGTCGCACTCATGATTCCGGCGCCAATTAAAATGACGTCAGTGTTAGTTTCTCTGCTGCTCATTTTTACCAACCTTTTCGCCTAAAATTTGCAGAATAGATGCAGGCTTCACACCAAGCTAAGGTGCGATCCAGTCACACACTTTTTCTGTCCCAGTTATAACCATATCATAATGTATTACAATTATTTAAATACTAAATCATCTACTATTATATGATAATTATAAGTTTTTTAAAAGTTGATAATAGCGATTAGTCCGCCCAAAAGGCCTAGAAACACACAAAAACCAAAGCCTTAATGATTTTGTGTTCCAAAAATTTCTTTTCCTTTACTGTTAAAATGTAGTTTGTGATGAAATGAACCAAAAAGACAGCTCCTATAAGAGGAACTGTCCTTTCGCTATTTTACTTCCAGGCCCCGAACCACGTGCCCCATTTTCGGAGGAACTGCTCTTTCAGCGATGGAGACTCAATGCCCTTCTGTTTTTTAAATTCATTATAGCCGGCAAACCCGATCAGCAGGATTCCTGCGATCAACAGGTACACCCACCACGGCATGTTGCCCCAGTATGGCCGGGTCTGCACGAGTACATTGACCAGCAGCACGATCAAACCGCTAAAAAAGTAGCTTTTTTGTTTGGAAACAAAGCCATAGAGGATAGCGATAACAGCCAGTGTACCGAGAATAATCGCATCGATAATTTTATAGCTGTACATTGCATCAATCATAAGAATCAATGAGATGACGCCGATCAAGCTGTATTGAACATACATGATCACCTTTTCGCTCAAATTCCACGTCTTTCGCGTCAGCAGATAACTGACCAGGATCCAAGGCAAGACATACAGCTCTGTCATGAGATACTCAGGGAAATCAATCATGTCGATGATCGTATAGTAGGTTAACAGACCAACGAGCAGCGACAGCGTTTGAAGCACTTTTTGTGCGATGGGAACCTCATTGATCCGTCTTGAATGCTGATACAGCAATAACGCAATCAGGGTGAATCCTGTGATAAATACCCATTCCACAGCCTGCATGCAGCCGGTCCATACATAGACCAGCCCCGCTATTCCATAAAAATCAACTTTTTCCTCATTCTCGTGATGATACAGCTTTTCATATAAAAACATTCCGATTGAGGTAAACAGAATACCAATCGAATACCACACGACCGCACGGAGTGGAGAAGAAAGACTGTAAATATCCATCAAATCGGCCATCCCGAGCCCGAAAAAAATCAGCGGGAAGACCGCAGCCGTTCTCCAATATCCTTTAAGAGAATGGAAAAACGCCATGAACACAAAGATGACACCGATATAGAACCAAAGAGAGATTACGTCCCCGCTGTAATAAGAATCAGCCAGGTATTCGGCCATCACCAGAATGGAGAACGGAACGATATACCATCTAAGCCGTTCCTTCCAGGCTTCTGAAAGAACAAAATAAGCAGCCAGCAGCAACAGGCTGTAGACGAGACGGTTCTCGTTAGGAAACCATTCGTTGACCATGAAACCGAATGCCGCGGATAAAACGGTCAGTCCAGCGTACAGACTGTATTTTCTCTCCGCTTCAAACACCGAACGCCATACATATAACCCATACAAAACCGTCAGCAAGAGATACGGCAGCGTTTCACCTGAAGTAATAAAGTTATAGAATACCGCGTACAGCAGAGCCGCTTGGCCGACAACCAGCGCAGGCAGATGGCTTTGGCGTTCCACCCGCTTTAACACTTCATAGGAAACAAAAAGGAGAGCGGCAATCGTGATCAGTGTGAGCCGTTCGCTCAGCGGATCTGCCGTCAAGTGAAGCAGCGCATAAAAAACAAAGAACAATCCTGCCTGCACCACTCCATAACCGACACTTTGTTTAAAATACCGCGTCCCTACGAACATCATAAAACTAAACAGCAAACTGCAGACGAGACGGATCCAGTCGGCTTCCGTGTCAAAGGAGGCAAGAAAACTGATAAGAGAAACGAACATTGCACCGATCAATGCGTATTGACCGAGAATGCGGTCTGTTTTTTTCCAATAATACAGTGCAGCCAGAAGTATTGTTCCCATTCCAATCGCGAGCGCACGATCCGGGTCAGGAATAAGCGCCATTCCCATTGAAAAGCCCGCAAAGAACAGGAAGACCGAGACACCTGCACCAAATACTTTTTGGGAGATGCCCTGCTCGGTCAAATAATGTCTGGCCCCCAGTCCTGTCAGCAGAAGGGCGAGAACAACGGTCTGCCAATACTCAGGAATCAACAGCGTCAATCCGAAACCACCCATCAGGAACGCTCCGCCAACATAAAGGCTGGAACGACGGATCGGCCGGATGAACTGGCCGATTACATACGCAACCAGCCCGGATATTCCGATAGCAAGCGGCCAATACTTTATGCTGGATGGACTGGTGAGATGATACACCTCCAGCGCAGCGCTGAAAATGTAAAAAGGAGCAAGATACGTAAAGAGGCGGAAAGCCGTGTTATAGCTTAAGTAAACAAAGTTACCGGCAATCACGAGATACCCCAGAAGCATCCACACGCTTCCTTCGCCGCTTGAAAGCATCAGCCCTTTTCCTGTAACAAGTAAAAACGCAAGAGCAGAGACAGCCCCGTTGGCGATCTGGTAGTACTTTTTCAAATTGCCCTTCGAATAGCGGGCAACAGCGAGAAGCACCACTGGCACGATTGGAATGAGGACAAGGCTCAGGCCGGCACCAGCCGCTTGTTCAACGAGCTGATAGAGGCCATACGAAACAAAAGCCATAAACAAGAGCTCATACTCCACCCGTTTGTTGACCATTCTCATCGCCAAATACAGAACAGCGGTCAATATCAGGTTAAAGCTCTGAGAAAGCGGCTGTTCAAACGAAATGATAATGAATAACGTGGATAAGATCAGATTGCTTTGAATAAAGATGGGCAAGACCTTTTGAGAAATGTCTGCCTCCTTCGCTTTTCGTACATGAAAAAGATAGATATAACCCGCATTTCCGAGGGCATATGCAAAATAGAACGCGTTCTTCTCAATGCCGAACGCCAAAAGAATAAACGCATAGCCGATAGCTGAAGCAATCAGCGTAAACCAGGCGAACAATTTGGATGAAAACGACTTCGTGAACATCCAATAGATCGGCAGACAGATCAGACTGGTTACCGCCCCCAGCACATACTTACCGTCCCCCGAAAAACTCAGCCAGCTGCCGAACAGCTCAAAATATCCTGCCGACAGAATGGTGATCGGCACGAATAGTGCAAACAGCACAAAGAACGCAAAGGCTGTCTTCGTGATGTGAAGCACCCGCTGTGACAAAGCACCGAGCCCTCCGAATAGAGCGGCGATCCCACCGACAAGCAAGGTTTTCGCCAGAGAACTGAATACGTCCCAGTTGCTCGTTGCGAGGGTAAGCCCGCCAAGCAGAAGAAGCACCACACCCGCTGTCATGAGCAGCGTCAAGTTCCGCTCCCGCTTTTGTTCTGCGGTCAGCGCCGGCTTGGGAGCTGGTGGAGGTACAGGCCTTGGCTTCGGTACAGGCTGAGCCGCTGGCACCGTGCTGGTGATGATCGGCTGTTCCCTCTCAATCTGTTGCGGTTCCTCCGAGCGCTCCGGTTCGGATGTTGCCTGTATATGAGGTTCCTTCCCTTCCGCAATCCTTCTCTGGTCCTTTTCATAGCGGTTGATTCCTTCAACCACTCTTAAGTAATCTTCGTATTTTAAATATCCCTTTTCCTTTAGGTCAAACAAGTCCTTAATCAATTCTGGACCCTTCATGCGACACCCCGCTTTTGCATCGTTATTGCTAAAAACCAACAGATGAACATTTATTCATTCTATGTATCAACCACATTATACATCACTTTTGGAAATAAAAGGGTGCCTATTGCAGACATTTCTACAAAAAATGAGCTTTAGAAGCACAGCTTCTAAAGCTTGGATTCTAACGTTTATAATTCTCGTACCTTCCCGTTGAACCTAAACAACCCATTTAAGTAATCCTTTCTGTTTAAACAAATATAAAACGCCTAATAAAGTAAATCTTTAATAGGCGTTCGAAAAATTATTTAATAAAAGTTTCAATATCCTGATCATTAAAACTAGTATTTAATATGTTGTCTTCTTTTAGTTTCTCTTCGACCATCTTTAAAATATGCAAGAAATGAGTAAGTCTATACATAACAAAAAATCCTCTTTCAAGCGGCAAAGGCATAGTAGTAAATTGCTTCTGCTTATTTTCGTTAATATAACTAATTATTAAGGTTTGATTTTTGTCCATCTCACCATATATTTGCTGAGGTTCAACATCTCTAAAACTGTATAGCCTTTCCTTAATCCCTATATCATCAAAAAGATCTTTTAATTCTTGAGTACTTTTTACATTATGTGCTGGATTATTAGGAGGAAATACCTCGTAGAAATACACTTCTTTTAAAACATTTATAAAAAAATGTGTAATCGCAGACTCTTCATCCGAAAAAACTTTTACATTAGTTTTCTCCGGAGGTGTCCGCCTTTCAAAATTAATGACTGAATACTCCCAATTACCATTTATATTTTCAATTTGACTGTAGGCCTCATAGTCTCCTTTTATTTTGTAAGATGTTATCGGGATTAATTTTTATCTTAATATTTAGCTCGTCACAAGCCTCTAATAATTGGTTCCTATTCACCGTTATCACATTCCCAGGTCGCATGGAGAGCGAGATAATCCCATTTTAACGCACCTTTAATCTCACTGCACTAGCTCTCCAGTTTACCGATATCCGAGGCCAGCGCTTCCAGTTCATCCGGCTTAACGCTTATTTGACTCATCCAGCTTTTCCTGCCTCTCAATCTCGTTTGCTTTTTCCCTGAGCCGCGCAGCTTCTCTTTTCAATGCATCTTTCAACTGTTCTCCCGTACTGGCTGAAGAAAAATGAGTGCTTGCCGCTTCGGACATGATCTGCTTGTAGCTCGCTTTGCTTTTACTTTCCCAGTCTTGTGCTTTGGTCAGTACGTGTACGCGGTCACGTCCGAGGCTATCCAGCTTATGCATTGATTCCGATACCTTGCCGGAATACCAATCCAGCATTTCCGCCTGCATCCTGTATTTTTGCTTGTCAAAAAACATCCGATCACCGCCTGCTTATTCTCTCTCCTCCTATTGTAAAGAAGGCACACGGGCAGAGGCACTAGCCACTTTTACTAAAATCAGGTAATTACTCAGCCTTTTATCCCCATTCCACTGCGACATATTTCCTATTCTCGCCTCATTAGCCATTTATTCCTTGATTCGGCAAATCCAATTGCACTATAGTAGACTCTAGGCTAAATTCCCCTGTCAGCAGGGATTTTTTAACATAAAATTTTGTCGAAAATAGTAGAATTGTTTTGTTTCCAATACCCTTGAAAACCACTAAACTATTATGGGAGATAAAAAGATCTGCTTTATGCGAAGGGAGAACGATCATGTTTTACATCGCATGCTGCCAGCAGCAAGAATTCACTGCGGGTTATGAGGCGGCAACGTTACTATATAATAAGAAGAAAAATATCAGGGTAAGGGGGGAGTTGGATGCCTGAACCTACCCAGAAAAACAAGCGGTATATGCCAGGGATTGACGGGCTGCGGGCGTTCGCTGTTCTCGCCGTCATCGCTTATCACTTAAATCTTGGATGGGCACCTGGCGGATTATTGGGCGTGGGCATCTTTTTCGTTCTA
This genomic stretch from Fictibacillus marinisediminis harbors:
- a CDS encoding malate:quinone oxidoreductase translates to MSSRETNTDVILIGAGIMSATLGTILKELVPEWEIKVFEKLENAGEESSNEWNNAGTGHAALCELNYTVEKPDGSVDISKAIKINEQFQVSMQFWSYLVNSKLIRNPENFIMPLPHMSMVQGEENVTFLKKRFEALSNNPLFQGMEFSDVPEKLLEWIPLIMEGRTLNEPIAATKIDSGTDVNFGALTRMLFDHLKTKNVDIKYKHSVDNIKHTSDGSWELKVKNLDSGSVERHTAKFVFIGGGGGSLHLLQKSGIPESKHIGGFPVSGIFMVCNNPEVIAQHHAKVYGKAKVGAPPMSVPHLDTRYIDDKKSLLFGPFAGFSPKFLKTGSMFDLVTSVKPNNVLTMLAAGAKEMSLTKYLIQQVMLSKEQRMEELREFIPNAKAEDWDFVVAGQRVQVIKDTEAGGKGTLQFGTEVITAADGSIAALLGASPGASTAVHVMLEVIKKCFPQHMKEWEPKIKEMIPSYGLSLMENPELLHEIHTSTAETLGLSEKEPVFS